In Oxalobacteraceae bacterium OTU3CINTB1, the sequence TTTCCAGGCCGGCTGCGCCACGGTTTCCGGCAGCATCGGCTCGAACAGGCGGTTCATGCCGCCGTGCAGGGCGTTGTACTCGAGCGGCTGCCAGTGGGCGCGGTGCGCCGTCTGCGTCAGTTGGGCGCCGTCCTGCACGAAGCACGAATGGCGGCGGCGCCGATAGCGCCCGCCGTCCTTCAGATAGTTATCCAGCTCCAGCGCGTCCCAGGCGGGAATGAGCGCATTGAGCTCGGCGATCGGCACGCCGGCCAACGCGGCCACATCGTCCGGCGCCAGCAAGGCGTAGCCGGCGCCGCGCAGCGCCGCCACGGTGTCGCCGGGCGGCGTAAAAATCGGGGCGGAGGTGGTCATGCGCTCAGCCGGCCGAGGCCATCAGGCTGGCGCGCAACGCGTCGAGCTGCTGCTTCATGCCGACCACCTCGTCCAGGGTGCACTTGGTCGCTTGCAGGATCGAAGGCGGCAGCTTGGCGGCCTCGTGGCGCAGCGCGTCGCCCTGCGGCGTGAGCGTGATGATGACTTGGCGCTCGTCGCTGGCGGCGCGGGTGCGGGTCAGCAATTCGGCCTGCTCCATGCGCTTGAGCAGCGGCGTCAAGGTGGCCGAATCGAGGAACAGGCGTTCGCCCACTTCCGAGACGGTCAGCTCGTTTTTCTCCCACAGCACCATCATGACGAGGTACTGCGAGTAGGTCAGGCCCAGTCCGCGCAACAGCTTGCGATAGATTTTACTCATCGCCAGCGATGTCGAATAGAGCGCAAAGCACAGCTGCCCGTCCAGCTGCGGTACGGCGGCTGCCGTGGTGTCGTCGGGGTGTTTTTTCGTGTTCATGCTTCCATTATGGGTAGTGCGCTATACAATTGCAAGCGATTGCGTGTAAAAAAATGTTGGGGGCAGAATAGGCTGGAGATTAGGCTAGTTATTCGGCCCCACTCAGTTATGATTGAGTCGGATGCTGCGCGGACCAGCAAGCGACAGCGGTTGTATACGACCAAACCGGGGGAGTAGCGGTACATGAACGTCAAAAAAGCCATCGTATTGATCGTTGACGAGGCTTCGGACAGTCTGATCGAGATGCATAGCCTGTTGCAGAAACAGTACGAAATCCGGCTGGCCAACAGCGGCCGGGCGGCGCTGTCGGTGATGCAGCAGGTGCCGCGCCCGCATCTGGTTGTGCTGGACACGGCGCTGCCCGACATCGACGGCTACACCGTCTGCCAGCAGCTCAAATCGAATCCCGACACCGCCGACATTCCGGTGATCTTCCTGCAGACGGCGTCCGAGGATGACCAGGAGCGCGCCCTGATGGAGGGCGGCGCCGACGTCGTCGTCAAGCCGGTGGTCGGCGACGTGTTGCGCGCGCGCGTCGACACCCACCTGCAGCTGCGCCACTCGCGCGAGCTGCTTAAGCAGCAGCGCAACCTGCTCGAACACGTGGTCGAGGAAGTCACGCTGGAGCTGAGCCAGATGCTCGACGCGATGATCTGGGCGCTGGCGTCGCTGGCCGAGACGCGCGAATACGAGACCCCCAACCACCTGCGCCGCGTGCAGCACTACGTGGTCGCGCTGGCGCGCCAGCTGCAGGGGCACAAGCGCTTTTCCGAGGAACTCAGCGACGCCAACATCAAATCGCTGTACAAGGCCGCGCCGCTGCACGACATCGGCAAGGTGTCGATCCCCGACGCCATCCTGCTCAAGCCGGACCGCCTGACCGAGGCCGAATTCTCCGTCATGAAAATGCACACGGTGTACGGGCGCGACGCCATCGTCAACGTCGAAAACCACCTCGGCTACACCAACACCTTCCTGCGCTACGCGCGCGAGATCACCTATTCGCACCAGGAGAAGTACGACGGCTCCGGCTATCCGGAAGGCCTGGCCGGCGAGGCGATACCGATGTCGGCGCGGCTGATGGCGGTGGCCGACGTCTACGACGCGCTTATTTCCAAGCGGGTCTACAAGCCCGCCTTCACCCATGAGACGGCGATGGAGATGATACGCCAGGCCAGCGGCGAGCATTTCGATCCCGACGTGGTGGACGCGATGCTGACGGCCGAGGAGGAATTCATGGCCATCGCCGAGCGCTATAGCGACAGCCCGGGCGACGAGGGCGGCGACTCGCTGCCGTTCGTCGAGACCTGACCCGGGACCGACATGCGCTCGCGCGGCTTACTGGCTTTCGCCATCGGCATATGCGTGACAATCGGCATTTGCTACGTGGTGGCGACCGAGCAGCGCGCGCAGGTGCGGGCCAACTTCCAGCGCGACGCCGACAAGGTCACGCGCGACACCGAGGTGCGGCTGCAGACCTACTTCGACATGCTGCTTAGTATCAAAGGCATGTACGCGCTGGACAACCGCATCGACCGCGCCGGTTTCAACCGCTTCATCCGCGAGCTCAAACTGGACCGGCGCTACCCCGGCTTCCAGGCGATCCAGTTCGTGCGGGTGGTGCCGGAACAGCGGCTGCCCGCGTTCACCGAGTCGGTGCGGGGCGACACCAGCGTCGATCCGCGCGGCTATCCGGCGTTCCACGTCCATCCGGCCAGCCGGCGCCCGGTCCACTACATCATCGAATACACCGAGCCGCTCAAGGGCAACGAGAATGCCTTCGGCCTCGATCTGGCGACGCTGCCGCTGCATTTGAAGTCGCTGGAGATGGCGCGCGACAGCGGCGACATCGTCGCCACCGAGCGCATCACGCTGGTGCAGGACAACAGCGGCGAGCCGGCTTTCGTGGCGCGCGCGGCGGTCTTCCGCAACGGCATGCCGATCCAGACAGCCGAGCAGCGCGACGCGGCGCTGGTGGGATTCGTCGCCATCGTCTTCCGCGTCAACACCCTGATGCGCGAAGTGATCGACGCGCCCTTGCTCGAGCATCTGCACGTGCGGATCGAGGACAGCGGATACGGCGGCAAGGCCATGCCGCCCGCCTCGGGCGACAAACTGTTGTACGACAGCGACGGCAAGGTCGATGCCATCGAGCCGGCCAAATTGCTGCCGCTGGATTTAACGTCGGTGAAGGTGCTGCCGGTCGGCCATCGCCGCTGGCTGATGCGCTTCCACGGCCACGAGGGTTCGCGCTACGGCAGTTCGTCGATGCCGGTGCTGCTGATCGGCGTGGCGGGATTCATCATCAGCGCCTTGATCGCGGCGCTGCTGGTGTCGGCGCGGCGCCTGACCGACACCAAGCACGGGCTGGAACACAGTCTGGCGGAGCTGGAGCGGCAAAAGAGCAACGTCGAGCAGGCGCGCAGCGACCTGGCGTCGGTGGTGCAGACGCTCAAGCAGGCGCAAACCAACCTGGTGACGGCCGAGAAGATGGCGGCGCTGGGCGCGCTGGTGGCCGGCGTCGCCCACGAACTGAATACGCCGATCGGCAACAGCCTGCTGACGGCCAGCGCGTTGAGCGACATGGTGCGCGATTTCGAACGGCGCCTGGCGGCCGACGGCGGCCTGAAACGCTCGGCGCTGGAGGCGCACCTGGCCGAGGCGCGCAAGGCCTGCGACATCATGAACCACTCGTTGACGCGTGCCGCCGATCTGATCACGTCGTTCAAGCAGGTGGCGGTGGACCAGGCCAGCGGCCAGCGGCGCACCTTCCGTCTGGAGGAGGTGGTGCGCGACACGCTGGCGACTTACGCCACGCAGCTGCGGCGACACGCATGCGAGGTCGTTGTCGACGTGCCGCAGGATCTGGAGTTCGATTCCTATCCGGGCAGTTTGGGCCAGGTGCTGAGCAACTTGATCGGCAACGCGCTGCTGCACGGTTTCGACGGGCGGGATTGTGGCGCCATCCATATCAGGGCGCGTCGCAGCGCCGAGGGCTCGGCGACGCTGGAATTCCGCGACGACGGCGTCGGCATGACGTCCGGCACGCTGCACAAGATCTTCGATCCGTTCTTCACCACCAAACTGGGGCAGGGCGGATCGGGACTGGGGATGAATATCGTTTATAACATTGTCACCGGGGTGTTGCGGGGGACGATCAGGGTGGAGGCGGAGCCGGGGAAGGGGACTTGCGTGACGTTGGAGTTGCCGGTCGATCCGCCACGGTGACAGGCCGGCGGTTCCTCAATTTCCAATAACTCCGGGGTCAGGTCCACCAATTCTACACGTGCTGATCCGTTAAGCGACTTGGAACCCGGATACAGTCGGGGTCGTGTAGAAATGGTGGACCTGACCCCGGATTACTCAATTGCAATACCGTTCGCGCAGCAGCGCCAGCATCGCCACGTTCAGCTCCCACGCGTTCGATACTTCCTTTTGCGTGTAGGGCAGCGTTTGCGTGTACGGCACCGGGCCGAATTCCGGCGTCAACGTCATGCGCCCGGCGCCGGCCGCGCGGCGCAGGCGCACCACCTCGTCCCACCACGACAGATGCGCCGCCAGCGCCGCCTGCGATTCCGGCGCGCGGAAGTCCGCCACCTGCGGCCCTTGCGGATGGCCGACCCGCGCGTGGATGTGGCGCACATGCGGCAAGGTCGCGGCCAGGGTTTGCGGCTGGTCGTCGAGCAGCGATTCGCAGGCGCAGCACCAGTGCGACAGATCGGCCGTCAATCGCAGTTCCGGCATCCGCTCCAGATACGGCAGCAACAGCATCGGATGCGCGCTGAAACGGCTGCGGTGGATCTCGTGGTAAATCGGCACGCCGTGGCGGCGCGAGATGGCCTGCGCCAGTTCCAGCAGCGCGCCGTTCTGCTCCGGCGTGAAGTAGTCCTTGCCGGTCTGCGAGTTCACGTGCAGCGGCTTGGCGGCGCAGGCATTGTTCAACAACTCGTCCAGCGCGTCGCGGTGGGCGTCGAAGTCCGGCACCAGCGCCGTCTCCCACTGCGAGGCGATCAGTCCCAGCCCGGCGGCGGCGATGCGGCCGGTCCAGTCTTCTCGCGCGGCGGCGTCCAGCGGCAGCGACATTTCGATGCCGTCGAAGCCGGCCGCCTTGACGCGGTCGACGAACACCTGCGGCGCCAGCTCGTTGTTGCCCCAGTGGGCGGCGAAGATTTGTACGATCAAAGGAAACCCCGCACCGGGAAGCTGGCGTCGCGCTGGATCCAGTTCAGCGGCGAGTATTCGGTGGCGGCGTCGGTGACGTGCAGCGTGTAGGCGTGGCGCGAGAACGCCGAGCGGTTCGGCGCGCTGTAGTGCGGCAGCAGGCCGTGGAAGCATACCAGGCTGCCGGCCTTGCATTCGAGCGGCACGGCGGTGCTGTCGTCCGGCCATGGCATGTCGCTCAGTTTTTCCATGCGTACGTGGTCGCCGGTGCGCAGGAAGCGTTCGCGCATCGGGCCGCGATGGCCGCCCGGTTCGGCCCACATGCAGCCGTTCTCCAGGGTCGCGTCTTCCAGCGCGAACCAGAACGTGGTCACGCTCACCGGATCGGTGTCGAAGTAGGTGGCGTCCTGGTGCCAGCGCACCTCGCCGCCGATGCCGGGCTGCTTGAAGATGTACATCGACTGCCACACCTGGGCGTCGTTCAGGCCCAAGTCGCGGGCGACGGCGACCAGGCGGGCGTCGGCCGAGAAGCTGCGGAACACCGGATCGAGATCGTGCATCGCGTGGCCGATCTTGTTGATCGACAGCG encodes:
- a CDS encoding MarR family transcriptional regulator translates to MNTKKHPDDTTAAAVPQLDGQLCFALYSTSLAMSKIYRKLLRGLGLTYSQYLVMMVLWEKNELTVSEVGERLFLDSATLTPLLKRMEQAELLTRTRAASDERQVIITLTPQGDALRHEAAKLPPSILQATKCTLDEVVGMKQQLDALRASLMASAG
- a CDS encoding response regulator, encoding MNVKKAIVLIVDEASDSLIEMHSLLQKQYEIRLANSGRAALSVMQQVPRPHLVVLDTALPDIDGYTVCQQLKSNPDTADIPVIFLQTASEDDQERALMEGGADVVVKPVVGDVLRARVDTHLQLRHSRELLKQQRNLLEHVVEEVTLELSQMLDAMIWALASLAETREYETPNHLRRVQHYVVALARQLQGHKRFSEELSDANIKSLYKAAPLHDIGKVSIPDAILLKPDRLTEAEFSVMKMHTVYGRDAIVNVENHLGYTNTFLRYAREITYSHQEKYDGSGYPEGLAGEAIPMSARLMAVADVYDALISKRVYKPAFTHETAMEMIRQASGEHFDPDVVDAMLTAEEEFMAIAERYSDSPGDEGGDSLPFVET
- a CDS encoding CHASE domain-containing protein; this encodes MTIGICYVVATEQRAQVRANFQRDADKVTRDTEVRLQTYFDMLLSIKGMYALDNRIDRAGFNRFIRELKLDRRYPGFQAIQFVRVVPEQRLPAFTESVRGDTSVDPRGYPAFHVHPASRRPVHYIIEYTEPLKGNENAFGLDLATLPLHLKSLEMARDSGDIVATERITLVQDNSGEPAFVARAAVFRNGMPIQTAEQRDAALVGFVAIVFRVNTLMREVIDAPLLEHLHVRIEDSGYGGKAMPPASGDKLLYDSDGKVDAIEPAKLLPLDLTSVKVLPVGHRRWLMRFHGHEGSRYGSSSMPVLLIGVAGFIISALIAALLVSARRLTDTKHGLEHSLAELERQKSNVEQARSDLASVVQTLKQAQTNLVTAEKMAALGALVAGVAHELNTPIGNSLLTASALSDMVRDFERRLAADGGLKRSALEAHLAEARKACDIMNHSLTRAADLITSFKQVAVDQASGQRRTFRLEEVVRDTLATYATQLRRHACEVVVDVPQDLEFDSYPGSLGQVLSNLIGNALLHGFDGRDCGAIHIRARRSAEGSATLEFRDDGVGMTSGTLHKIFDPFFTTKLGQGGSGLGMNIVYNIVTGVLRGTIRVEAEPGKGTCVTLELPVDPPR
- a CDS encoding sugar phosphate isomerase/epimerase gives rise to the protein MIVQIFAAHWGNNELAPQVFVDRVKAAGFDGIEMSLPLDAAAREDWTGRIAAAGLGLIASQWETALVPDFDAHRDALDELLNNACAAKPLHVNSQTGKDYFTPEQNGALLELAQAISRRHGVPIYHEIHRSRFSAHPMLLLPYLERMPELRLTADLSHWCCACESLLDDQPQTLAATLPHVRHIHARVGHPQGPQVADFRAPESQAALAAHLSWWDEVVRLRRAAGAGRMTLTPEFGPVPYTQTLPYTQKEVSNAWELNVAMLALLRERYCN
- a CDS encoding phytanoyl-CoA dioxygenase family protein, translating into MLTDAQKQQYQRDGYIVLPDFKSAAEIAGLRARAAQIVNEFDPKGAGIFSTVEQEKTTDDYFLRSDNTIRCFFEEEAFGPDGELKQDKSLSINKIGHAMHDLDPVFRSFSADARLVAVARDLGLNDAQVWQSMYIFKQPGIGGEVRWHQDATYFDTDPVSVTTFWFALEDATLENGCMWAEPGGHRGPMRERFLRTGDHVRMEKLSDMPWPDDSTAVPLECKAGSLVCFHGLLPHYSAPNRSAFSRHAYTLHVTDAATEYSPLNWIQRDASFPVRGFL